The Fusobacterium pseudoperiodonticum DNA window ATTTTTTCCATTTTCTTCCTTTATTTATTAAAAAAATTATTAAATTCTTTTAATAATCTCCTCACCAATTTCAATAGTTCCAACTTTTTTATAGCCATCAGAATAGATGTCTGCTGTTCTATATCCATCTTTTAAAACTTCTTCTATAGCTTTCTCTATTATATCAGCTTCAACATTAAGATTAAATGAATATTTTAACATCATAGCAGCAGATAATATTGTTGCTATTGGATTGGCAATATTTTGTCCTGCAATATCTGGTGCTGAACCATGACAAGGTTCATAAATACCAACTTTACCATAACCTAAACTAGCAGAAGGTAACATTCCAATAGAACCTGTGAGCATAGAGGCTTCATCTGATAGTATATCTCCAAAAGTATTTTCAGTTAAAATCACATCAAATTGTCTTGGGTTAATAACAAGTTGCATAGCTGCATTATCCACATACATATGGTCAACTTTAACTTCAGGATAGTCTTGAGAAATTTCATTTACAATTTTTCTCCAAAGTTTTGAACTATCTAAAACATTTTGCTTGTCCACACTTGTTAACTTTTTACTTCTTAGCTTTGCAATTTCAAAAGCTTTTTTAGTAATTCTTTCAATTTCTTCTCTTTTATATACAAGGGTATCAGAGGCTTCTTCTTCACTATATTTTTTAGGTCCAAAGTACAGTCCACCTGTTAGCTCTCTAACAACCATTATGTCTAATCCATCTCCAATTATTTCTTCTTTTAAAGGACTGGCATTTTTTAACTCATTAAAAAGGATAGCTGGTCTTAGATTAGTAAAAACTTCTAATTCTTTTCTTATTTTTAAAAGTCCTTTTTCAGGTCTCAGCTCAGCTTCAATTTTATCCCACTTAGGGCCACCAACTGCTCCTAAAAGGACAGCATCGCTATTTTTACAGATTTCAATAGTTTCATCAGATAGAGGGACACCATATTTATCAATAGATTCTCCGCCTAAATATCCTCTTGTAAAAATAAATTTATGATTAAATTTTTCTCCAATTTTTTCTAAAACTTTTGTTGTTACATCAATAATTTCAGGACCTATACCATCACCTTTTAGAACTGCAATTTTATATTCCATACTACCTCCCTACCTTTTAGTATTAAGAATATTGTAAAAATTAGAGAGTTACATTCCAGATTTTAGGAGAAAAATTAAATAGAATGAGCCGAGTAATTGTCAGCGTGTCTGAAGCCAACTTGTTGGCAAGTTTGCTGAAATTACAGAGAATTCTTAATTTTTATCCGTTAAAAAATCTGGCTAGTAACGAACTATTTTTACAAATGTTTATTTTCATATTCTTTGATTTTATCTTCATATTGAAGAGTTAAACCAATAGAATCTAAACCTTTTAACAATCTTTCTTTCCAAGATTCCTCTAAGTTGAAAAAATAATCTTTTCCATTAGCACTAAGTTTATTATTCTCTAAGTCAACAGTAATTACTGCGTCTCCAGGAAGTTTAGAAAGCTCAAGTCTTTCTTCCTTAG harbors:
- the leuB gene encoding 3-isopropylmalate dehydrogenase, whose translation is MEYKIAVLKGDGIGPEIIDVTTKVLEKIGEKFNHKFIFTRGYLGGESIDKYGVPLSDETIEICKNSDAVLLGAVGGPKWDKIEAELRPEKGLLKIRKELEVFTNLRPAILFNELKNASPLKEEIIGDGLDIMVVRELTGGLYFGPKKYSEEEASDTLVYKREEIERITKKAFEIAKLRSKKLTSVDKQNVLDSSKLWRKIVNEISQDYPEVKVDHMYVDNAAMQLVINPRQFDVILTENTFGDILSDEASMLTGSIGMLPSASLGYGKVGIYEPCHGSAPDIAGQNIANPIATILSAAMMLKYSFNLNVEADIIEKAIEEVLKDGYRTADIYSDGYKKVGTIEIGEEIIKRI